One Brassica napus cultivar Da-Ae chromosome C4, Da-Ae, whole genome shotgun sequence genomic region harbors:
- the LOC106442768 gene encoding isoleucine--tRNA ligase, cytoplasmic, with protein MEEVCEGKEFSFPREEENVLSFWTQIDAFKTQLKRTENLPEYIFYDGPPFATGLPHYGHILAGTIKDIVTRYQTMTGHHVTRRFGWDCHGLPVENEIDKKLDIKRRDQVLQMGIDKYNEECRSIVTRYVEEWEKVITRTGRWIDFRNDYKTMDLPFMESVWWVFAQLFDKNLVYKGFKVMPYSTGCKTPLSNFEAGQNYKDVPDPEIMVTFPVIGDQDNAAFVAWTTTPWTLPSNLALCVNAKFVYVKVRNKHNGKVYVVAESRLSALPADKPKASADTKKANPKAKGGAKPDSAADSYEVLEKFDGASLVGKKYEPLFEYFSDFSSEAFRVVADSYVTDDSGTGIVHCAPAFGEDDYRVCLENNIIKKGENLVVAVDDDGLFTERITHFSGRYVKDADKDIIEAVKAKGRLVKTGSFVHSYPFCWRSDTPLIYRAVPSWFVRVELLKEQLLENNKQTHWVPDYVKDKRFHNWLENARDWAVSRSRFWGTPLPIWISDDGEEIVVMDSVEKLEKLSGVKVYDLHRHHIDHITIPSSRGPEFGVLHRVEDVFDCWFESGSMPYAYIHYPFENKELFEKNFPGHFVAEGLDQTRGWFYTLMVLSTALFGKPAFRNLICNGLVLAEDGKKMSKKLRNYPPPLEVIDEYGADAVRLYIINSPVVRAEPLRFKKEGVLGVVKDVFLPWYNAYRFLVQNAKRLEIEGSGPFVPTDLATLRSSNVLDQWIHSATQSLVHFVRQEMDGYRLYTVVPYLLKFLDNLTNIYVRFNRKRLKGRTGEDDCHIALSTLYNVLLTSCKVMTPFTPFFTETLYQNLRKACEGSEESIHYCSFPEAEGTRDERIEQSVTRMMTIIDLARNIRERHKLPLKTPLKEITVVHPDAEFLDDITGKLREYVLEELNVRSLVPCNDTLKYASLKAEPDFSALGKRLGKSMGLVAKEVKAMSQQDILRFEEAEKVTIAGHTLELTDIKIVRVFKRPDGLKETEIDANGDGDVLVILDLRADDSLYEAGVAREIVNRIQKLRKKSGLEPTDFVEVYIESLDKDVSALQQVMNSQEQYIKDTIGSSLLLSTLMPSHAVILSEESFQNVSKLSFKISLARPALKFNEEAIIALYSGDVKFASGLQAYLLSRDHSNLKSEFQEGNGKITVSCIEKLPVVTVVLGDHLHLTVGDYLLSTANS; from the exons aTGGAAGAAGTCTGCGAAGGGAAGGAGTTCTCATTTCCCCGCGAGGAAGAGAATGTACTCTCTTTCTGGACTCAAATCGATGCCTTCAAGACTCAGCTCAAACGAACCGAGAACCTCCCCGAGTACATCTTCTACGACGGCCCTCCTTTCGCCACCGGTCTTCCTCACTACGGCCACATCCTCGCCGGTACGATCAAGGACATCGTGACGCGGTACCAGACCATGACCGGCCACCACGTCACGCGTCGGTTCGGCTGGGACTGTCACGGCCTCCCCGTAGAGAACGAGATCGACAAGAAGCTCGATATCAAGAGGAGAGATCAGGTGCTTCAGATGGGGATTGATAAGTACAACGAAGAGTGTAGGAGCATCGTGACTCGCTACGTGGAGGAGTGGGAGAAGGTGATTACTAGGACTGGGCGTTGGATTGATTTCAGGAACGACTATAAGACGATGGATCTGCCCTTTATGGAGAGTGTTTGGTGGGTCTTTGCTCAGCTTTTTGATAAGAATCTTGTCTACAAAGGCTTCAAG GTTATGCCTTATAGTACTGGTTGTAAGACACCGTTATCCAATTTCGAAGCTGGTCAGAACTACAAGGACGTTCCAGATCCTGAGATTATGGTGACGTTCCCAGTCATTGGTGATCAAGATAATGCTGCTTTTGTGGCATGGACTACTACTCCGTGGACGCTTCCTAGCAATCTTGCTTTGTGTGTCAATGCCAAGTTTGTTTATGTCAAGGTTCGGAACAAGCACAATGGGAAAGTCTACGTGGTTGCTGAATCTCGCCTGTCAGCCCTTCCCGCTGATAAGCCCAAGGCTAGTGCTGATACAAAGAAAGCAAATCCTAAAGCCAAAGGTGGTGCTAAACCTGACAGTGCAGCTGATTCTTATGAAGTTTTGGAGAAGTTTGATGGAGCTTCCCTGGTTGGGAAGAAGTATGAACCTTTGTTTGAGTACTTTAGTGATTTCTCAAGTGAGGCCTTCCGAGTAGTAGCAGATAGTTATGTCACTGATGACAGTGGTACCGGTATTGTCCACTGTGCTCCTGCCTTTGGTGAAGACGATTACCGTGTTTGTCTCGAGAACAACATCATTAAAAAG GGTGAGAATCTAGTTGTGGCTGTTGATGACGATGGGTTGTTCACTGAGAGAATTACCCATTTCAGTGGCCGGTATGTCAAAGATGCAGACAAGGATATAATTGAAGCCGTGAAG GCCAAAGGCAGGCTTGTTAAAACGGGGAGCTTTGTTCACTCATATCCATTTTGCTGGCGATCAGACACTCCTCTCATATATAGAGCTGTTCCCAGTTG GTTTGTGCGGGTGGAGCTGTTGAAGGAACAATTGTTAGAAAACAATAAACAGACACACTGGGTACCTGATTATGTGAAG GATAAACGCTTTCACAATTGGCTTGAAAACGCAAGGGATTGGGCCGTTAGCCGAAGTAGATTTTGGGGCACGCCTCTACCGATATGGATCAGTGATGATGGTGAGGAAATTGTTGTCATGGATTCTGTCGAGAAGCTTGAAAAGCTCTCTGGTGTCAAG GTCTATGATCTGCATCGTCACCATATTGATCACATTACAATCCCATCCAGTCGTGGGCCTGAGTTTGGTGTGCTCCATCGTGTAGAAGAT GTTTTTGATTGTTGGTTTGAGAGTGGGTCAATGCCTTACGCGTACATCCATTATCCTTTTGAAAACAAGGAGCTTTTTGAGAAGAATTTCCCTGGTCATTTTGTGGCTGAAGGGCTTGATCAAACTCGTGGATG GTTTTATACTCTTATGGTGCTGTCGACTGCACTATTTGGAAAGCCAGCATTTCGAAATCTGATTTGCAATGGCCTTGTGCTTGCTGAGGATGGTAAAAAGATGAGTAAGAAATTACGGAACTATCCACCTCCTTTGGAAGTCATAGATGAGTATGGAGCT GATGCTGTGCGATTGTACATCATAAATTCTCCGGTCGTACGTGCTGAGCCACTACGCTTCAAAAAGGAAGGAGTACTTGGTGTT GTCAAAGATGTATTTCTTCCATGGTACAATGCGTATCGGTTCCTTGTTCAGAATGCGAAGAGACTTGAGATTGAGGGCTCTGGACCATTTGTTCCTACTGATCTAGCAACTTTACGTTCATCAAACGTTCTCGATCAATGGATTCACTCAGCTACGCAGAGTCTTGTTCATTTTGTCCGCCAGGAGATGGATGGATATCGGCTTTACACT GTTGTTCCTTATCTCTTGAAGTTCCTCGACAATCTCACTAACATATATGTTAGATTCAACCGCAAGAGGCTAAAAGGCCGGACAGGAGAAGATGACTGTCACATTGCTCTTTCAACCCTATACAAT GTGCTCCTcacttcttgcaaagtgatgaCCCCTTTTACACCTTTCTTCACTGAGACGTTATACCAGAATCTGCGGAAAGCATGTGAAGGTTCTGAGGAAAGCATTCATTACTGCAGTTTCCCTGAAGCGGAAGGAACG aGAGATGAGAGGATTGAGCAAAGTGTTACAAGGATGATGACAATCATCGATCTTGCTCGGAACATTCGTGAGCGTCACAAGCTACCCTTGAAAACTCCTCTAAA GGAAATCACTGTAGTTCATCCAGATGCAGAATTCTTGGATGACATAACTGGAAAACTAAGAGAG TATGTCTTGGAAGAACTTAATGTAAGATCTCTAGTGCCATGCAATGATACTCTGAAGTATGCGTCTCTAAAAGCAGAACCAGATTTCAG TGCATTGGGAAAACGGCTTGGAAAGTCAATGGGACTTGTTGCCAAAGAAGTTAAAGCAATGTCTCAGCAAGATATCTTAAGATTCGAGGAGGCCGAGAAAGTTACTATTGCTGGACACACGCTGGAGCTAACAGATATCAAG ATTGTCAGGGTTTTCAAACGCCCGGATGGTTTGAAGGAGACAGAGATTGATGCAAATGGAGATG GTgatgttttggtgattttggatCTACGAGCAGATGATTCGTTGTATGAAGCAGGTGTTGCTCGCGAG ATTGTGAATAGGATCCAAAAACTAAGGAAGAAGTCAGGTCTGGAACCAACAGACTTTGTGGAAGTGTACATTGAATCATTGGACAAAGATGTATCTGCGTTGCAACAAGTTATGAACTCTCAG GAACAATACATAAAGGATACAATTGGTTCGTCTTTGCTTCTGTCGACGTTGATGCCATCACATGCA GTGATATTATCTGAAGAGAGTTTTCAAAATGTTTCAAAGCTGTCCTTTAAGATAAGCTTGGCTAGACCAGCTTTGAAGTTCAATGAAGAAGCTATTATTGCCTTGTATTCAG GAGATGTGAAATTTGCAAGCGGGCTCCAAGCGTACTTGTTATCTCGGGACCATTCTAATTTGAAATCAGAATTCCAAGAAGGAAATGGCAAG ATAACTGTAAGCTGCATTGAGAAGCTGCCAGTGGTGACTGTGGTCCTTGGAGACCATCTTCATTTGACAGTCGGGGACTACTTGTTGAGCACAGCCAACTCTTGA
- the LOC106376473 gene encoding DNA primase small subunit-like isoform X1: MIREEIESREDEKMIDAAQMNNPEPEECFNVNYLRIYYGGNLFPYSDIHKWLSYGHDGKHPGCDEYYFGRREFSFTLENDVYLRYKSFKNASSMEDAIKSNFPYKIDIGAVYSVDPDKRHAYSQTGTNVFTPVERELVFDIDITDYDDVRYCCSGADVCSKCWPLITVAIKVIHTSLTEDFGFKHILWVFSGRRGVHCWVCDPKARRMTNEQRSAVAEYFRVYKGNENNARKVALMGYSLHPFLARSYVDYLKGFFEGELQATQSIFSTKDKYEKILAMISDEDIQSELRGKWENSARSSLSEEAISLVRWEQLKNTLQSKKHKAPTLRMCVEEIVFTFTYPRIDLEVSKQMNHLLKAPFCVHPKTGRVCVPIDPNNCDEFDPLAVPTLSQLIEEINSGGSRMDVDDDEDSDTSLLAKSIKFFRSSFLEPLLKSCKEEIESSYKTKIGKSKDSFSW, translated from the exons ATGATAAGAGAAGAGATAGAAAGCAGAGAAGATGAAAAGATGATCGACGCAGCACAAATGAACAAcccggaaccagaagaatgctTCAATGTTAATTACCTCCGAATTTACTACGGCG GCAATCTGTTTCCTTACAGTGATATTCACAAATGGCTTTCTTACGGACACG atgGGAAACATCCTGGTTGCGATGAGTACTACTTTGGTCGAAGAGAGTTCTCTTTCACCCTTGAGAACGACGTTTATCTCCGCTACAAGTCCTTCAAAAATGCTTCATCCATGGAAGACGCTATCAAATCCAATTTCCCTTACAAGATTGATATTGGCGCCGTCTATAGCGTTGAC CCGGATAAGAGGCATGCCTATTCACAAACTGGCACCAATGTGTTTACTCCAGTGGAGAGGGAGTTAGTCTTTGATATT GATATAACAGATTATGACGATGTTAGATACTGTTGCTCTGGAGCTGATGTTTGCTCCAAATGTTGGCCTTTGATTACTGTTGCTATCAAAGTCATTCATACTTCCCTCACTG AGGATTTCGGTTTCAAACACATCCTCTGGGTGTTCAGTGGACGTCGTGGAGTTCACTGTTGGGTTTGTGATCCTAAAGCTCGCAG GATGACTAATGAACAAAGGTCAGCAGTTGCTGAATACTTCCGTGTTTATAAG GGAAATGAGAACAATGCAAGAAAAGTCGCTCTTATGGGTTATTCTCTTCATCCTTTCCTTGC GAGATCGTATGTGGATTATCTCAAGGGTTTCTTTGAGGGTGAGTTACAAGCAACTCAAAGCATATTCTCTACCAAAGACAAGTATGAGAAGATACTTGCGATGATTTCTGATGAAG ATATTCAATCAGAGCTCAGAGGAAAGTGGGAGAATTCAGCTAGATCATCTCTATCAGAAGAAGCCATTAGCCTTGTAAGGTGGGAGCAGCTTAAAAACACCCTCCAATCCAAGAAGCACAAG GCTCCAACACTGCGTATGTGCGTTGAAGAAATCGTCTTCACCTTTACCTATCCTCGAATTGATTTGGAGGTCTCAAAACAAATGAACCATTTGCTTAAGGCACCTTTCTGTGTCCATCCCAAAACAG GTCGTGTATGTGTTCCTATCGATCCAAACAACTGCGATGAGTTTGATCCATTGGCAGTTCCAACACTTTCACAG CTAATAGAAGAAATCAACTCAGGAGGCTCAAGAATGGATGTGGATGATGATGAAG ATTCAGATACAAGTTTACTTGCGAAATCAATCAAGTTCTTCAGATCCTCATTCCTAGAACCCTTACTGAAATCATGCAAG GAAGAAATAGAGAGTtcatacaaaaccaaaattGGCAAGTCTAAGGATTCATTTAGCTGGTAA
- the LOC106376473 gene encoding DNA primase small subunit-like isoform X2 yields the protein MIREEIESREDEKMIDAAQMNNPEPEECFNVNYLRIYYGNLFPYSDIHKWLSYGHDGKHPGCDEYYFGRREFSFTLENDVYLRYKSFKNASSMEDAIKSNFPYKIDIGAVYSVDPDKRHAYSQTGTNVFTPVERELVFDIDITDYDDVRYCCSGADVCSKCWPLITVAIKVIHTSLTEDFGFKHILWVFSGRRGVHCWVCDPKARRMTNEQRSAVAEYFRVYKGNENNARKVALMGYSLHPFLARSYVDYLKGFFEGELQATQSIFSTKDKYEKILAMISDEDIQSELRGKWENSARSSLSEEAISLVRWEQLKNTLQSKKHKAPTLRMCVEEIVFTFTYPRIDLEVSKQMNHLLKAPFCVHPKTGRVCVPIDPNNCDEFDPLAVPTLSQLIEEINSGGSRMDVDDDEDSDTSLLAKSIKFFRSSFLEPLLKSCKEEIESSYKTKIGKSKDSFSW from the exons ATGATAAGAGAAGAGATAGAAAGCAGAGAAGATGAAAAGATGATCGACGCAGCACAAATGAACAAcccggaaccagaagaatgctTCAATGTTAATTACCTCCGAATTTACTACG GCAATCTGTTTCCTTACAGTGATATTCACAAATGGCTTTCTTACGGACACG atgGGAAACATCCTGGTTGCGATGAGTACTACTTTGGTCGAAGAGAGTTCTCTTTCACCCTTGAGAACGACGTTTATCTCCGCTACAAGTCCTTCAAAAATGCTTCATCCATGGAAGACGCTATCAAATCCAATTTCCCTTACAAGATTGATATTGGCGCCGTCTATAGCGTTGAC CCGGATAAGAGGCATGCCTATTCACAAACTGGCACCAATGTGTTTACTCCAGTGGAGAGGGAGTTAGTCTTTGATATT GATATAACAGATTATGACGATGTTAGATACTGTTGCTCTGGAGCTGATGTTTGCTCCAAATGTTGGCCTTTGATTACTGTTGCTATCAAAGTCATTCATACTTCCCTCACTG AGGATTTCGGTTTCAAACACATCCTCTGGGTGTTCAGTGGACGTCGTGGAGTTCACTGTTGGGTTTGTGATCCTAAAGCTCGCAG GATGACTAATGAACAAAGGTCAGCAGTTGCTGAATACTTCCGTGTTTATAAG GGAAATGAGAACAATGCAAGAAAAGTCGCTCTTATGGGTTATTCTCTTCATCCTTTCCTTGC GAGATCGTATGTGGATTATCTCAAGGGTTTCTTTGAGGGTGAGTTACAAGCAACTCAAAGCATATTCTCTACCAAAGACAAGTATGAGAAGATACTTGCGATGATTTCTGATGAAG ATATTCAATCAGAGCTCAGAGGAAAGTGGGAGAATTCAGCTAGATCATCTCTATCAGAAGAAGCCATTAGCCTTGTAAGGTGGGAGCAGCTTAAAAACACCCTCCAATCCAAGAAGCACAAG GCTCCAACACTGCGTATGTGCGTTGAAGAAATCGTCTTCACCTTTACCTATCCTCGAATTGATTTGGAGGTCTCAAAACAAATGAACCATTTGCTTAAGGCACCTTTCTGTGTCCATCCCAAAACAG GTCGTGTATGTGTTCCTATCGATCCAAACAACTGCGATGAGTTTGATCCATTGGCAGTTCCAACACTTTCACAG CTAATAGAAGAAATCAACTCAGGAGGCTCAAGAATGGATGTGGATGATGATGAAG ATTCAGATACAAGTTTACTTGCGAAATCAATCAAGTTCTTCAGATCCTCATTCCTAGAACCCTTACTGAAATCATGCAAG GAAGAAATAGAGAGTtcatacaaaaccaaaattGGCAAGTCTAAGGATTCATTTAGCTGGTAA